A single Haloglycomyces albus DSM 45210 DNA region contains:
- a CDS encoding DUF1707 SHOCT-like domain-containing protein — protein sequence MSEYPDRQASMRLSHADRETLVTRLQDALEEGYLDLGEFDERVAKAHQARFVADTKGLLDDIPDGQIDIVSGRSVTEFTEPLTLDANMGSQKQKGVWTVPEDVEVKASMGTVVLDFRQAEMPHERVNVHVSSFAGKVVLILPDDWIAQDNVTASMGSVSNKCGQSDQRPKRRVRVTGKAHMGSVKIRREHRFLWWRW from the coding sequence ATGAGCGAGTACCCTGACCGTCAGGCTTCCATGCGACTGTCTCACGCCGACCGGGAGACGTTGGTGACGCGTCTCCAGGACGCGCTGGAAGAGGGATACCTCGACTTGGGCGAATTCGACGAACGCGTCGCCAAGGCCCACCAGGCGCGTTTCGTCGCCGACACCAAAGGCCTGTTGGACGACATTCCCGACGGCCAAATCGACATTGTCTCCGGCCGCTCGGTCACCGAATTCACCGAACCGTTGACACTTGACGCCAACATGGGTTCACAAAAACAGAAAGGCGTCTGGACGGTCCCGGAGGACGTTGAAGTCAAGGCCAGTATGGGAACGGTCGTCCTCGATTTCCGACAGGCGGAAATGCCCCATGAGCGAGTGAACGTCCATGTCTCCAGTTTTGCGGGAAAGGTCGTCCTGATTCTTCCGGACGACTGGATCGCTCAGGACAACGTCACCGCCAGCATGGGAAGTGTGTCGAATAAATGCGGTCAATCCGACCAGCGACCGAAACGGAGAGTGCGCGTAACGGGAAAGGCGCACATGGGATCGGTGAAGATTCGTCGGGAGCACCGTTTTCTATGGTGGCGTTGGTGA
- a CDS encoding alpha/beta hydrolase, with the protein MSDLDWKTLQDTDFSYLGDFAAYLKKHIGDCEEVEDKVFKDNDVFGVEDSEDFTGDVADETRYYLTRTVSRYLDDLEIPERIMKIVLDAEEEFTSKQTDLEKILEEAGPGLSPAGTVGNEKFVVNGRAGGSDVTFYQDVEIADHCDTMSQRFKELMNEAREYDSDLKERLNAVDDSVIDLPPSLASAEYDQGMYEYAEAEYERLQKAVDSGDAQASDMTDWWNSLDKSDQQQMLQENYESIGRTDGIPTDARDDANRLRLENALDLSYSDHPDLDTEIQDLQDRLSELRQEQSGYGGGIIGDHPFLHSEEYRETRDKLDGLLQERDDRDRMENLQDRITSESPSGQDYYLMDYDIGGDGKVALSVGNPDTADNTAVYVPGTAADFSGSHGGLMDRSEQMALDAQERSPGEETASVMWLGYDAPDHVGAAVTTAAEEGAEDFSNFMEGMDSTGDSNTTAIGHSYGTRLIGESASEYGIATDQIISVASPGMGVDSAGGLGIDSSDFYAVKDDNDIIGVVPDWDVAHGPDPTNDDFGGNVFESDAGDKGKIATHSAYWDSNNPSRESMADIITGDYSE; encoded by the coding sequence ATGAGCGACCTCGATTGGAAGACCCTTCAGGACACCGACTTTTCATATCTGGGCGATTTCGCGGCCTATCTGAAAAAGCACATCGGTGACTGTGAGGAGGTCGAAGACAAGGTTTTCAAGGACAACGATGTGTTCGGGGTGGAGGACAGTGAGGACTTCACCGGGGACGTCGCCGACGAGACTCGGTATTACCTGACGCGAACGGTCAGCCGGTATCTGGACGATCTGGAGATACCCGAACGCATCATGAAAATCGTGCTGGACGCGGAAGAGGAGTTCACCTCTAAACAGACCGACCTCGAGAAGATCTTGGAAGAGGCGGGTCCCGGGTTGAGTCCCGCCGGAACGGTGGGCAACGAGAAGTTCGTCGTCAACGGTCGCGCCGGCGGCTCCGACGTGACCTTCTATCAGGACGTCGAGATCGCCGACCACTGTGACACCATGTCGCAGCGGTTCAAAGAACTCATGAACGAGGCGCGGGAGTACGATTCCGACCTGAAGGAACGGCTCAACGCCGTGGACGACTCGGTCATCGACCTACCTCCGTCGCTGGCGTCGGCGGAATACGACCAGGGAATGTACGAGTACGCCGAAGCCGAATACGAACGGCTGCAGAAGGCCGTCGATTCCGGCGACGCCCAGGCGAGCGATATGACCGACTGGTGGAACTCCCTCGACAAGAGCGATCAACAGCAGATGCTGCAGGAGAACTACGAGTCGATCGGGCGCACCGACGGCATACCCACCGACGCTCGTGACGACGCCAACCGTCTGCGCCTGGAAAACGCGCTCGACCTCAGCTACTCCGATCACCCGGACCTTGACACCGAGATACAGGATCTCCAGGACCGGCTCTCCGAATTGAGGCAGGAACAATCCGGATACGGCGGTGGCATTATCGGAGACCACCCGTTTCTGCACTCCGAGGAGTACCGAGAGACCCGGGACAAGCTCGACGGGCTGTTGCAGGAGAGGGACGACCGCGACCGGATGGAAAACCTGCAGGACAGGATCACCAGTGAATCGCCGTCGGGGCAGGACTACTACTTGATGGACTATGACATCGGAGGCGACGGCAAGGTCGCTCTGTCGGTCGGCAACCCCGACACCGCCGACAACACGGCGGTATACGTCCCCGGTACGGCGGCCGACTTCTCCGGTTCACACGGCGGTCTGATGGACCGGTCCGAACAAATGGCCTTGGACGCCCAGGAACGCAGCCCGGGCGAGGAAACGGCCAGCGTCATGTGGCTGGGCTACGACGCCCCTGACCACGTCGGGGCCGCTGTGACCACCGCCGCTGAAGAAGGCGCGGAAGACTTCTCCAACTTCATGGAGGGTATGGACTCGACCGGCGACTCCAACACCACCGCGATCGGCCATTCGTACGGAACGCGCCTGATCGGCGAGTCCGCGTCGGAATACGGCATCGCGACCGACCAGATCATCTCGGTCGCCAGTCCCGGAATGGGCGTCGACAGTGCCGGTGGTCTCGGTATCGACAGTTCCGACTTCTACGCGGTGAAGGACGACAACGACATCATCGGCGTGGTTCCGGATTGGGATGTGGCTCATGGCCCCGACCCGACCAACGACGACTTCGGAGGTAACGTCTTCGAAAGCGACGCAGGCGATAAGGGCAAGATCGCGACGCACTCGGCATACTGGGATTCGAATAATCCGTCGCGTGAAAGCATGGCCGACATCATTACGGGCGACTACAGTGAATGA
- a CDS encoding ABC transporter ATP-binding protein has product MVVESVLDARVVVDRGEFAVDVSLSLSAGETVAIVGPNGAGKTTVLSALAGLLPVEAGRIAVGGTVVDDPDTGVWLAAQRRNVGMVFQDYLLFPHLSALDNVAFGLRRRGWRRAAARREAADWLKRVGLDASAMSRKPRRLSGGQAQRVAVARSMAPEPGVLLLDEPLAALDARTRLDMRAELHQRLNEHQGGAVVVTHDPVDALVLADRMVVVESGRVVQEGTAAEITSQPRTDYVARLVGLNLYRGLARGTSVVLDNGMTVETGESLRGAAFVAFSPQAVALHAVEPEGSPRNSWPVEVESLYRHGDHVRVALAGSVRLAADVTPSAAAELALSPGRRLWAAVKATEVRAYPD; this is encoded by the coding sequence GGGAGTTCGCCGTTGACGTGTCGCTCTCGCTGTCGGCCGGAGAGACGGTCGCGATCGTCGGCCCGAACGGCGCGGGGAAGACGACGGTTCTGTCGGCGCTGGCCGGTTTGTTGCCGGTGGAGGCGGGTCGTATCGCCGTCGGCGGCACGGTGGTGGATGACCCCGACACTGGGGTTTGGCTTGCGGCGCAGCGGCGGAACGTGGGGATGGTTTTTCAGGATTATCTGTTGTTTCCGCATTTGAGCGCGTTGGACAATGTGGCGTTCGGTTTGCGTCGTCGGGGTTGGCGTCGTGCGGCGGCGCGTCGCGAGGCGGCGGATTGGTTGAAGCGCGTTGGCCTCGATGCGAGCGCGATGAGTCGTAAGCCCCGGCGTTTGTCGGGTGGTCAGGCGCAGCGGGTGGCGGTGGCGCGTTCGATGGCACCTGAGCCTGGGGTGTTGCTGTTGGATGAACCGCTGGCGGCTTTGGACGCGCGCACGAGACTCGATATGCGTGCTGAACTTCATCAGCGTTTGAACGAGCATCAGGGCGGTGCGGTCGTGGTGACGCATGATCCGGTGGACGCGTTGGTTTTGGCCGACCGCATGGTGGTGGTGGAGTCGGGGCGTGTGGTCCAGGAGGGCACGGCCGCCGAGATTACGAGCCAACCGCGGACTGATTATGTGGCGCGTTTGGTCGGGTTGAATCTGTATCGCGGATTGGCGCGTGGCACGTCGGTGGTGTTGGACAACGGCATGACGGTGGAGACGGGCGAATCGTTGCGGGGCGCGGCGTTCGTGGCATTCAGCCCGCAGGCGGTGGCGTTGCATGCCGTTGAGCCGGAGGGTAGTCCGCGTAATTCGTGGCCGGTGGAGGTGGAGAGTCTGTATCGGCATGGTGATCACGTGCGGGTGGCGCTCGCGGGTTCGGTGCGGTTGGCGGCAGATGTGACGCCTTCTGCGGCAGCGGAGTTGGCGTTGAGTCCTGGGCGTCGTCTGTGGGCGGCGGTGAAGGCCACCGAGGTGCGGGCTTACCCGGATTGA
- a CDS encoding class I SAM-dependent methyltransferase, with the protein MLELDPFVHDYYEQGGEVHRLNQDARGRLEFIRTQDLVRRSLPGRSLDVLDVGGATGVHSAWLHDDGHNVTLIDPVESQVEQARSIPGITATVGDARDLPFADNSFDVVLLLGPLYHLLDRSDRVRALAEAGRVARSTVVIATINRTASWTDSLRRRGPSSEPLMTTDEDLALIETGALDIPESAFTRAYLHWPAGIAAEAADADLSLQSQALVEGPVYEHSRLEEFWAHEPTRDNILRVLRRVETEPSLLCTGSHLLTIAGPER; encoded by the coding sequence ATGCTGGAACTCGACCCCTTTGTACACGACTACTATGAACAAGGCGGCGAAGTCCACCGCCTGAATCAGGACGCCCGAGGTCGGTTGGAATTCATTCGCACACAGGACCTCGTGCGCCGATCCCTGCCCGGGCGCTCGCTCGACGTGCTGGACGTAGGCGGGGCGACCGGCGTCCACTCCGCATGGCTACACGACGACGGCCATAACGTCACGCTCATCGATCCGGTGGAATCTCAGGTCGAACAGGCACGATCGATCCCCGGAATCACCGCGACGGTCGGAGACGCCCGCGACCTTCCCTTCGCCGACAACAGCTTCGACGTCGTCCTACTGCTGGGCCCGCTGTATCACCTTTTGGACCGCTCCGACCGCGTACGGGCCCTGGCGGAGGCGGGGCGGGTCGCCCGCTCGACGGTCGTGATCGCCACTATCAACCGGACCGCCTCATGGACCGACAGCCTGCGGCGTCGGGGCCCGAGCAGCGAGCCCCTGATGACCACAGACGAAGACCTGGCACTGATCGAGACCGGGGCCTTGGATATCCCCGAGTCGGCGTTCACTCGGGCCTATCTGCATTGGCCCGCCGGCATCGCCGCCGAGGCAGCCGACGCCGACCTGTCGCTCCAGTCGCAGGCGCTGGTCGAAGGCCCCGTTTACGAGCATTCTCGACTCGAGGAGTTCTGGGCGCACGAGCCCACGCGCGACAATATCCTGCGGGTACTGCGCCGCGTGGAGACCGAGCCGTCATTGCTGTGCACGGGTTCGCACCTACTAACGATCGCGGGGCCGGAACGTTGA